In Fusarium oxysporum Fo47 chromosome IX, complete sequence, the following proteins share a genomic window:
- a CDS encoding major facilitator superfamily domain-containing protein: MASNNAEDIAEKATGAKLQHSPSATSYRLGDHKPVEDSAVRDFYGSAVNESYRLKSELVARHLSEIGTGKFQWILFVVNGCGWMVDNFWSQGITAVRPPIMNEFDDITRISFSSVAYYVGLIVGAFFWGTAADVIGRKPAFNSTIFIGAIFACAVAGAQDFITFCSLWAVIGTAAGGNVPVDSIVFLEFVPQSHQWLLVTLSAWWNLGQLIVSLLSWVFLANFACSSPEGCRRQDNMGWRYVMITLGGIALLLALVRLFVFKIPESPKYLLSKGRDAEAVESVNYIARYNGKPETLTLEMMQDIDRQIYSSAVVSSTGEQVHAIPDQTEKKLSMKDILRENFKDFNMSSYRSLFAGRKMAQHSAVTFLIWLTIGIAYPLYFAFITSYLESKKDYTASSSFNHTYMIYCIVSAVGVLGPISAGFLVETRFGRRWMMAISAVLTGVFLFAYTAVGTEAADIGFQCATAILGNFEYAVMFAFTPESFPGPVRGTGTGIAATLLRLGGLVASFISTYSGFSVVPIYASAALWIVVGFFCVGLPYETHGHASL, encoded by the exons atggcttcgAACAATGCAGAAGATATTGCCGAGAAGGCCACTGGAGCTAAGCTTCAACACAGTCCAAGTGCAACTTCTTACCGTCTCGGCGATCACAAACCTGTTGAGGACAGTGCTGTTCGCGATTTCTACGGGAGTGCTGTCAACGAGTCGTATCGGTTAAAGTCTGAACTTGTTGCCCGCCATCTCTCAGAGATTGGTACTGGAAA ATTCCAATGgatcctcttcgtcgtcaacgGTTGTGGCTGGATGGTCGATAACTTCTGGTCCCAAGGCATCACCGCCGTTCGTCCCCCGATCATGAACGAATTCGACGACATAACAAGAATCAGCTTCAGTTCAGTGGCTTACTACGTTGGCCTGATTGTTGGAGCCTTCTTTTGGGGAACCGCAGCCGATGTTATTGGCCGCAAGCCTGCTTTCAACTCTACCATCTTCATCGGAGCAATCTTTGCTTGTGCAGTTGCTGGAGCTCAGGACTTCATCACCTTTTGCTCTCTCTGGGCTGTTATTGGTACCGCAGCTGGAGGCAACGTCCCAGTTGACAGTATTGTTTTCCTTGAGTTCGTCCCACAGAGTCATCAGTGGTTGCTCGTCACATTGTCTGCCTGGTGGAACCTTGGACAGCTTATCGTGTCTCTTCTTTCATGGGTCTTCCTCGCAAACTTTGCTTGCAGCAGCCCGGAGGGATGCCGCAGACAGGATAACATGGGATG GCGGTACGTCATGATTACTCTCGGTGGCATCGCTCTTCTCCTTGCCTTGGTTAGActcttcgtcttcaagaTCCCCGAGTCGCCCAAATATCTCCTCTCCAAGGGACGCGACGCAGAGGCTGTCGAATCGGTCAACTACATCGCTCGTTATAACGGCAAGCCTGAGACCCTGACACTCGAGATGATGCAAGATATCGACCGCCAAATCTACTCGTCTGCGGTGGTCTCATCTACCGGCGAACAGGTCCACGCCATTCCTGATCAGACCGAGAAGAAACTTTCTATGAAAGACATTCTCAGAGAGAACTTCAAGGACTTCAACATGAGCAGTTATCGCTCGCTCTTCGCCGGCCGCAAGATGGCTCAGCACAGTGCAGTCACGTTCTTGATCTGGCTTACCATTGGAATCGCCTACCCGCTGTACTTTGCCTTCATCACTTCTTATCTTGAGTCCAAGAAGGATTACACTGCTAGCTCGTCGTTCAACCATACATATATGATTTACTGTATTGTTTCAGCTGTCGGCGTCCTCGGCCCAATCTCAGCAGGGTTTTTGGTAGAGACTCGATTCGGCCGCAGGTGGATGATGGCCATCTCTGCCGTTCTCACTGGCGTCTTTCTCTTTGCATACACAGCTGTTGGCACTGAAGCCGCCGATATTGGATTCCAGTGTGCTACAGCTATTCTTGGAAACTTTG AGTACGCGGTCATGTTTGCCTTTACTCCAGAGTCTTTTCCTGGACCGGTACGAGGCACTGGTACTGGTATTGCAGCTACACTTCTCAgacttggtggtcttgtGGCATCTTTTATCTCGACATATTCTGGGTTTTCAGTCGTCCCCATTTACGCGAGTGCGGCGCTTTGGATCGTGGTCGGCTTCTTCTGTGTTGGTCTTCCTTACGAAACACATGGACATGCCTCTCTCTAG
- a CDS encoding fungal-specific transcription factor domain-containing protein: MYGADDELSLAVDAFLTEAMGRKQTQSQGQSETSRRGSAASQPAPQSDKSFECTHPGCSKKFTRSEHLQRHALNHLPGGSSCDICRAHFKRPDLLRRHMERHRQKDLEAGGTGFGVLDTRKRSWEAPDGTVVEKRPCRNSNTKAKSTKGSGQNPQETQQVPSPESDQADNTRNQSPGLIAWGHNEGQSVNGVDLHPSSDLHIEDSIFVHSAGELVTDDHLVNFTNSTDPFHHGEGIGEFSFDQLDPLLLNESFVDTAALDYTQNFQPDTASSFNMPYTTALDYNWLFNMNLNPTPTPLAKANEQYIPSAQMSEPVQILSPDSINSTRRWSESVHSHSSDTRQDASDPRTAVLNHTKTTPESLASSRTESTTPAQYKSAKLSRPNVAHDHQYVEEPQFNRPFSMLEKGPSIPKIDESVRKRILQVVEAANPSLPDSRHSLWDEPLLSRDSLQTYLELFFVKFNTAYPLMHLATFDVSRMEPLLLISVILLGATYSTKDAHQLAVCIHDVIRPSIFSHASFSARAELWTLQTILLVECFGKSRAGQKQHDMSHLFHGLLINLIRRSDCQSVRPQGPPADCTDSKEGVVREAWRRWAIAEQKKRQVAQPKNMGGFRSNVLGYGMALISLQFPADLLPSESQILSRTISAASKGIDRIVSPWDMQRRDQTALGVVDGDGPGSNWRKLIGNAYDAWKEDFDAYITSIISRLQNTPEDQARRSEYVAFATAYNALFHSAQALLHMEFLDIQIYAGARHILGRPVQQKDYRRSAKAVKQWASLVTERPNKDQTSNAEQNTRSHKRPASIAAWHAARLLHENTKVLTRSDAMQLFHVPWCLYLATLACWAFCHGQPNRGGILDMEDDADDSDDDSDEIIWNPRGEMHNLVSRMAQNRPEDMDVKTGQQRQIVGLVWTMAETLSKVRTNSSGHGAQAYDRAWSF; encoded by the exons ATGTACGGAGCCGACGACGAGCTGTCCCTAGCGGTCGATGCGTTTCTTACAGAAGCCATGGGTCGTAAACAGACACAATCGCAGGGTCAATCAGAGACCTCTCGAAGAGGTTCTGCAGCCTCCCAGCCAGCTCCTCAGAGTGACAAGTCGTTTGAGTGTACTCATCCTGGCTGTAGCAAGAAGTTCACGCGCTCAGAACACTTGCAGCGACATGCTCTCAATCACTTGCCGGGCGGTTCTTCATGTGACATATGCCGTGCACACTTCAAACGGCCTGATTTGTTGA GGCGACATATGGAAAGACATCGCcagaaggatcttgaggcCGGAGGAACCGGCTTTGGCGTCCTCGATACGCGAAAGAGATCTTGGGAAGCACCCGACGGTACGGTCGTTGAAAAGCGACCGTGTCGGAACAGCAACACGAAAGCCAAAAGTACCAAGGGTTCAGGACAGAACCCTCAAGAAACACAACAAGTCCCATCTCCAGAATCCGACCAGGCAGATAATACAAGGAATCAATCCCCTGGGCTGATCGCTTGGGGCCACAACGAAGGCCAGTCAGTGAATGGAGTTGATCTTCATCCCTCATCCGACTTGCACATTGAAGACTCCATTTTTGTTCACTCCGCCGGTGAACTAGTTACAGACGACCATTTAGTAAACTTTACCAACTCAACCGACCCATTCCATCACGGTGAAGGCATAGGCGAGTTTTCGTTCGACCAGCTCGATCCACTACTTCTCAACGAATCATTCGTGGATACCGCAGCACTAGACTACACACAAAACTTCCAGCCAGATACAGCCAGCTCATTTAATATGCCCTATACGACTGCTTTGGACTACAATTGGTTATTTAACATGAACTTGAacccaacaccaacaccccTCGCAAAGGCCAACGAGCAGTATATCCCATCCGCCCAGATGTCGGAGCCCGTCCAGATATTATCACCAGACTCTATCAACAGCACGCGTCGTTGGTCTGAGTCGGTACATTCTCACAGCAGTGATACGAGGCAAGATGCTTCTGATCCCCGAACCGCAGTCTTGAACCATACCAAGACAACTCCGGAGAGCCTTGCCAGCTCTAGAACTGAGTCTACAACGCCAGCACAATACAAAAGCGCCAAACTATCGAGGCCCAACGTCGCCCACGATCATCAATATGTCGAGGAACCGCAATTCAACAGACCATTCTCGATGCTCGAGAAAGGCCCATCGATACCCAAGATCGACGAAAGCGTGCGCAAACGAATTCTCCAAGTCGTCGAAGCTGCCAACCCATCTTTACCTGATTCTCGTCACTCCCTGTGGGATGAGCCACTATTGTCACGAGACTCCCTACAAACATATCTGGAATTGTTCTTCGTCAAGTTCAATACTGCCTACCCACTCATGCACCTTGCAACCTTTGATGTCAGCAGAATGGAACCTCTGCTTCTCATCTCCGTCATCCTGCTTGGCGCAACCTACTCGACCAAGGATGCCCATCAGCTGGCTGTGTGCATCCACGACGTCATACGGCCTAGCATCTTTTCCCATGCTAGCTTTTCGGCTCGTGCGGAACTATGGACTCTGCAGACTATCCTTTTGGTGGAATGCTTTGGGAAGTCTCGGGCCGGACAGAAGCAACACGACATGAGTCATCTCTTTCATGGACttcttataaatcttattCGCAGATCTGACTGCCAGTCAGTTCGCCCTCAAGGACCGCCAGCTGACTGTACCGATTCAAAAGAGGGTGTAGTGCGAGAGGCTTGGAGACGATGGGCCATTGCAGAACAAAAGAAACGGCAAGTCGCTCAA CCAAAGAATATGGGAGGCTTCAGATCCAACGTCCTGGGCTACGGCATGGCGCTCATCAGCTTGCAGTTCCCAGCAGACCTTTTACCTTCCGAGTCTCAAATCCTATCTCGGACCATCAGTGCCGCGTCCAAAGGCATTGACAGGATTGTCTCAC CATGGGACATGCAGCGTCGTGATCAGACAGCACTTGGAGTAGTGGACGGTGACGGACCCGGATCCAACTGGCGTAAGCTCATAGGGAACGCTTATGACGCTTGGAAGGAAGACTTTGATGCTTACATAACCTCAATCATTTCTCGACTGCAGAATACACCTGAGGACCAGGCCAGAAGGAGTGAATACGTGGCGTTTGCTACTGCATACAATGCTCTGTTTCACTCAGCACAAGCACTTCTTCATATGGAATTTCTCGATATACAGATCTACGCTGGTGCTCGCCATATACTAGGCCGACCAGTTCAGCAGAAGGACTATCGCCGATCCGCAAAGGCGGTCAAACAGTGGGCTTCTTTAGTGACAGAACGACCAAACAAAGATCAAACCTCCAACGCCGAACAGAATACAAGAAGCCACAAGAGGCCAGCCTCTATAGCTGCATGGCACGCTGCTCGATTGCTTCATGAAAACACCAAAGTGCTCACGCGTTCAGACGCAATGCAGCTCTTCCACGTCCCCTGGTGTCTGTACCTAGCAACTCTTGCATGCTGGGCATTCTGCCACGGCCAGCCAAACAGAGGAGGTATCCTTGACatggaagatgatgctgatgacagtgatgatgatagtgatgaGATTATCTGGAATCCTCGAGGAGAAATGCATAACCTCGTGTCCAGAATGGCTCAGAATCGGCCTGAGGATATGGATGTAAAAACAGGTCAACAACGACAGATTGTCGGGCTTGTGTGGACTATGGCTGAGACGTTGAGCAAGGTTCG AACTAATTCGTCAGGCCACGGCGCTCAAGCCTATGACAGAGCTTGGTCCTTTTAA
- a CDS encoding putative lipase/esterase — protein MHPLHPEWTAFVTQNPNIIHDDDQRNGDFLSSVDGHNLATQVLTTDTTIPCRDDHQIPVRIYTAKETQPARGVVIFFHSGAFRHGSLETEDVSCRYMALGGPITVISVEYRLCPAYPYPIPINDGWDAFQYIVTALPSLVPRHTEPVNLVISGTSSGGQLAAIVSQRARDWFKEVENAAIPAKITLSGVLLRAPVTVRGTNAAFIPPRFRDMHHSWSVDFETPGLDRPDMEQSHDVLGVPPEDRSCPDAYPLWGDFNGLPRTYIQICDVDILRDDAVCYSRGLQEVGVDVHESLYKGLPHIFWIYGHHLDVSKKAQEDCVQGLKWLLGLGG, from the exons AtgcatcctcttcatcctgaGTGGACCGCATTTGTTACACAGAACCCGAACATCATCCATGACGACGACCAACGCAATGGAGATTTTCTTTCCTCCGTAGATGGCCATAATCTTGCCACTCAGGTACTTACGACCGACACCACTATTCCATGTCGTGATGATCACCAGATACCTGTCCGAATCTATACGGCAAAGGAGACTCAACCTGCACGCGGCGTCGTCATTTTCTTTCACTCCGGCGCCTTTAGGCATGGCTCTCTTGAGACAGAAGACG TCTCATGCCGGTACATGGCCCTGGGTGGTCCCATCACGGTAATCAGCGTCGAGTATCGACTCTGCCCAGCATATCCGTACCCTATCCCGATCAACGATGGGTGGGATGCGTTCCAGTATATTGTCACTGCACTTCCCAGCCTAGTGCCTAGGCATACCGAGCCAGTGAATTTAGTCATCAGCGGGACTTCCTCAGGCGGGCAGCTTGCAGCAATCGTCTCGCAACGAGCCCGGGACTGGTTCAAAGAAGTGGAAAATGCAGCCATCCCTGCAAAGATAACGTTGAGCGGAGTCTTGCTCAGGGCCCCAGTGACTGTTCGTGGAACAAATGCAGCATTCATACCTCCCCGGTTCAGAGACATGCATCATTCGTGGTCTGTAGACTTCGAGACACCCGGCCTCGATAGGCCTGATATGGAGCAAAGCCATG ATGTACTTGGAGTACCACCCGAGGACAGAAGCTGCCCTGACGCCTACCCGCTATGGGGCGATTTCAATGGTTTACCAAGGACATATATCCAGATCTGTGATGTAGATATTCTGCGTGATGACGCGGTGTGCTACTCGCGCGGCTTACAAGAGGTTGGAGTGGACGTACACGAGTCACTTTACAAG ggcCTTCCGCATATTTTCTGGATATATGGCCACCATCTGGATGTTTCCAAGAAGGCGCAAGAAGACTGCGTGCAGGGATTGAAATGGCTCCTAGGACTCGGTGGATGA
- a CDS encoding general substrate transporter — protein MDKQLDPVKDKLDECGAITEEHAGMNTSLEPYGPSGFRGLFSSPYVAACAAFSAIGGLLFGYDQGVISVTLVMDHFLDRFPEVSDDAPGAGFKKGLMTAMITLGAFIGAINQGWISDWISRKRSLMVAVVVFTIGSTLQTAAINYAMLVVGRFIGGIGIGQLSMVVPLYIAEISPPEIRGALLVFEELSIVIGIVVAFWITYGTKGIPSHWSWQLPFLLQILPGLLLGFGAIFLPYSPRWLASKDREEEALSNLAKLRALPESDPRVQREWMDIIAEARFQASVLRERHPNLTQRTDVVGKIRLELVSWGDCFKSGCRRRTLVGAGLMFFQQFTGINALIYYSPTLFGTMGLDFDMQLIMSGVLNVTQLIGVLSSLWTMDRFGRRGILLWGSFLMFVPHLIIAVLVGRFSNDWPSHTAEGWTSVAFLLFYMLAFGASWGPVPWAMPAEVFPSSLRAKGVAISTCSNWINNFIIGLITPPLVRETGFGAYVFFAVFCLLSFVWVWFSVPETNGKSLEEMDSVFKDRTGVADIAEKDRILAEVYSERLSR, from the exons ATGGATAAGCAACTCGACCCCGTCAAGGACAAGCTTGACGAGTGTGGTGCTATTACAGAGGAGCACGCTGGCATGAACACTTCTTTGGAGCCATACGGTCCTTCCG GATTCCGCGgcctcttctcatctcccTACGTCGCAGCCTGCGCAGCCTTTTCGGCTATCGGTGGCCTCCTCTTTGGCTATGATCAAGGCGTCATTTCCGTGACCCTTGTCATGGATCATTTTCTCGATCGATTCCCCGAAGTCTCTGATGATGCTCCTGGCGCAGGCTTCAAGAAGGGCCTCATGACCGCCATGATCACGCTCGGGGCATTCATAGGTGCCATCAACCAGGGTTGGATCTCTGACTGGATATCCAGAAAGCGTTCGCTGATGGTTGCTGTTGTGGTATTTACGATTGGATCTACTCTTCAGACCGCTGCTATCAACTATGCCATGCTGGTTGTAGGACGCTTTATCGGTGGCATTGGTATTGGACA ACTGTCCATGGTGGTGCCGCTCTACATTGCAGAGATTTCCCCACCTGAAATACGGGGTGCGTTGTTAGTCTTCGAAGAGCTGTCCATTGTTATCGGcattgttgttgctttcTGGATAACTTACGGGACAAAG GGGATCCCCAGCCACTGGTCCTGGCAACTACCATTCCTCCTCCAAATTCTCCCTGGTCTCCTATTGGGCTTTGGTGCTATTTTCTTACCATACTCTCCTCGATGGCTAGCTTCCAAAGATCGCGAAGAGGAAGCCTTGTCCAATCTCGCCAAGCTACGCGCTCTTCCCGAGTCCGATCCCCGAGTCCAACGCGAATGGATGGACATTATTGCCGAAGCCCGATTCCAAGCAAGTGTTCTCCGCGAACGACACCCTAATCTCACTCAAAGAACGGATGTTGTGGGAAAGATTCGACTTGAGCTTGTGAGCTGGGGAGATTGCTTCAAGTCTGGCTGCAGGCGTCGAACTCTTGTTGGTGCCGGCCTCATGTTCTTCCAACAGTTCACTGGCATCAACGCCCTGATCTATTATTCACCAACACTGTTCGGCACTATGGGCCTCGACTTTGACATGCAACTCATCATGTCGGGCGTCCTCAACGTGACGCAGTTGATTGGTGTTCTATCAAGTTTATGGACCATGGATCGTTTCGGTCGCCGAGGCATCCTCCTCTGGGGTAGCTTCCTGATGTTTGTTCCACATCTCATTATTGCTGTCCTGGTAGGCAGGTTCTCCAATGACTGGCCTAGTCATACTGCTGAGGGCTGGACAAGTGTCgccttccttctcttctaCATGCTTGCCTTCGGTGCTTCTTGGGGACCTGTTCCCTGGGCCATGCCAGCGGAAGTCTTTCCGTCGTCTCTCAGAGCCAAGGGTGTGGCGATCTCCACTTGTTCAA ACTGGATCAATAATTTCATCATTGGGCTCATTACGCCACCTCTTGTCCGCGAAACAGGCTTCGGCGCCTATGTCTTCTTTGCTGTCTTCTGTCTTCTGTCCTTTGTCTGGGTCTGGTTCAGTGTGCCTGAGACTAATGGAAAGTCTCTTGAAGAAATGGATAGCGTCTTTAAAGACCGGACTGGAGTGGCAGATATTGCCGAGAAGGATCGTATCCTTGCGGAGGTCTATTCTGAGCGACTGAGCCGTTGA
- a CDS encoding and other transporter-domain-containing protein, whose product MFGSNANSSKDEVVLISMTSKTVVSHESVVDDNPSEDLARQTSHVYTNTLDNPIWLPRRSTSSGGVGARIHRGLASEKEMTLLGCCRNFPKAIMWSFLLFLTVVMEAYDKSLISGFLAFPSFRRRYGEPRLPEAGSDGRRDYEISPLWQMGLQNAAVGCEIIGLLAHGYISYAIGYRKMMIVALVWMCLAVFPAFFAHNIALLLASQALCDSSQGLSWGVIQTLAATYAAEVVPSVIRAAILSNVNMCWLIGQLMGTGILRALIKNTSDWSYRLPFALQWAWAVPLLFVIYFAPESPWWLIRHERLSEARHSLQRLTSNKHIDIEDTIAIMQHVDSTEKQLGYGGASFLDLFKGCNRRRTEVCCMTWSCQALCGATLTGYAPYFLEQAGFESSKSFTLATGMYGLGILGGMISWVLLSMIGRRRLYLAGLVAAFLILTTGGILSIILANHSSLNWALGSLIILMTFTYNMSIGPACYVIVAEIPSTRLRVKTIALARIVYNFFTIINNIVAPQLLNPTAWDLGGRSCLVYAATSFLCLIWCYFRLPETKKLSYLELDILFDKEAPTAKFKELQDRLANSAYISVSKAERIRNAWHGWLAYS is encoded by the exons ATGTTTGGGTCAAATGCCAATTCCAGCAAGGATGAGGTCGTGCTCATATCCATGACCTCCAAGACAGTTGTTTCTCATGAGTCAGTTGTCGACGACAACCCCTCAGAAGACCTTGCGCGTCAGACCTCACATGTCTACACTAACACCCTTGACAATCCAATATGGCTCCCTCGCCGATCAACAAGCTCGGGCGGTGTCGGCGCACGTATCCATCGCGGCCTGGCAAGCGAGAAAGAGATGACTCTGCTTGGATGCTGCCGGAACTTCCCCAAGGCGATCATGtggtcttttcttctcttccttacCGTCGTCATGGAGGCTTATGATAAATCCCTCATCTCTGGcttccttgcctttccgTCCTTTAGACGCCGGTACGGAGAACCGAGGCTGCCAGAGGCCGGTTCCGATGGGAGACGAGACTATGAGATATCGCCACTGTGGCAAATGGGGCTCCAGAATGCTGCCGTGGGTTGCGAGATTATAGGCCTTCTTGCCCATGGTTACATCTCATATGCGATTGGATACCGCAAGATGATGATTGTCGCGCTTGTGTGGATGTGTCTTGCAGTATTCCCAGCTTTCTTCGCTCACAATATCGCACTGCTACTTGCATCCCAAGCTCTCTGTG ATAGTTCTCAAGGCTTGTCATGGGGCGTCATCCAAACTTTGGCAGCGACCTATGCTGCTGAAGTAGTGCCATCAGTTATTCGAGCCGCCATCCTCAGCAATGTCAATATGTGCTGGCTTATTGGCCAGCTCATGGGCACTGGAATACTGCGAGCGCTTATCAAGAACACGTCAGATTGGTCGTATCGCCTACCCTTTGCCCTGCAATGGGCATGGGCGGTCCCACTGCTGTTTGTTATTTATTTCGCCCCTGAAAGTCCTT GGTGGTTAATCCGACATGAGAGACTATCAGAAGCTCGACATTCACTGCAGAGACTCACGAGCAACAAGCACATCGACATCGAAGATACAATCGCCATCATGCAGCACGTTGATTCAACAGAGAAGCAACTCGGATACGGTGGCGCGAGCTTTCTGGATCTTTTCAAAGGCTGCAACCGCCGCAGGACCGAAGTGTGCTGTATGACCTGGTCCTGCCAAGCCCTATGCGGTGCCACCTTGACCGGGTATGCCCCATACTTTCTAGAACAAGCAGGCTTCGAATCCTCCAAGTCATTCACTCTAGCTACGGGAATGTATGGCCTCGGCATCTTGGGCGGCATGATATCCTGGGTACTACTATCGATGATCGGAAGGCGGAGGCTCTACCTAGCAGGCTTGGTGGCTGCATTTCTGATTCTCACCACAGGCGGCATCCTGTCCATTATCCTGGCCAACCACTCATCGCTGAACTGGGCTCTTGGGTCTCTGATTATCCTGATGACCTTTACTTACAATATGTCCATTGGCCCGGCTTGCTATGTAATCGTGGCCGAGATACCTTCAACAAGGCTTCGGGTCAAGACCATTGCCCTCGCAAGGATCGTGTACAACTTCTTCACTATCATCAATAACATTGTCGCGCCGCAGCTTTTGAACCCGACTGCATGGGACCTGGGTGGTAGGTCTTGTCTGGTGTATGCTGCTACGTCTTTCCTTTGTCTTATATGGTGCTATTTTCGGCTTCCTGAAACAAAGAAGCTATCATATTTGGAATTGGATATTCTTTTCGACAAGGAGGCTCCTacagccaagttcaaggaacTACAAGATAGACTTGCCAATTCGGCGTATATCTCTGTATCAAAGGCAGAGCGGATCAGGAATGCTTGGCATGGTTGGCTGGCTTATTCCTAG